Below is a window of Methylosinus sp. PW1 DNA.
CGTCGGCCACAGCGGCGGGGCCTTCGGCTTCGAAAGCGCGATAGCCGACGCCGAGCGATTTGAAGAAGAGATCGAGATGGCGCTCCGGCAAGGCCTGCGGCGTGTCCAGCTCGCCGGCGTCCGGCTCATCGCTTATGCCTTTGGAGCCGCGCGTGCGCAGAAACAGCCAATAGAGATTGGGCCTGATCTTGCGGAAATCGGCGCGCAGCTGATCTTGAATGCGCGGATCGATGACGGCGGCGCCGTCGGAGACGAGCAATATCACGCGCGATTCGATCTCGCCGCCCGCAGGAAATTGCGACAGCGCCATTGCGAGGCCGCGGCCGATATTCGTGTAGCCGAGGCCCGGCCGGTCGATCGCCTGAATCGCGGCGCGCACCGCCGCGCGATGATCGGTCATCGGCATGACCATGATCGGCGAGGTCGAAAAGGCGGTGACGCCGAAGAGATCATGCGCGCGCCGGTCGACGAAATCCGTCATGATTCGCTTGGCGGCGGAGGCTTTCGACTCCTCGCCGCCCGCCGGCGTGCGGCCTGCGAATGTCTCGTTCATGCTCGCGCTGCGATCGATCAGGATCGAGATTTCCGCGCCTTCGCCATAGCGCTGAATGGCGCGGCCTTCGCGGAACGGCCCGGCGACGGCGAGCGCGCTCGCGCCTATGGCGAGACTGGCGAAGAGGCGCAGCGCCCATGCGATGAACGTCGAGAGCGCATCCTGCGGGGCCGCGGCGATGGAAGATATGGGCGATAGCCGCAATGGCGAGAAGAGCAGCGGCGCCAGCGCCAGCGGCAGCAGGAAAAGCGCGAGCGGAGAGGCGAGGCCGAAGCTCATCCCGCGCTCCTCTCCAACGCCGCCAATGTTTTCGCCAGCGCGAGCAGCTCTGTCGCCGCGACTTCGACGCCCGCATCGCCGACGCCGAAGAAAAGCGCACGCGAGCTATTGAAGAAGCGGCCGAGCGGCACTTTCACCGATGCGAATTCCGCATGTTCGGAGAGAAAAGCGTCTATGTCCTCTGCGAAGATGCGGCGGCCCGCGGATTCGTCGATCGCGCGATGCAATGCCAGCAATGCGGCGCGGCGCGAGGATTCGTCGTTACGCTTCGTCAGCGCGGCGATGCGACGCGCGGCGGCCGCGAAGACGCGCGCGCGCCGACGATGAAACGGCGGCCAGCCGCGATCATGCGCGACCAGCGCCAACGCGCCGATTGCGAGCGCTGCGAACACGCCTGCGCGCGCCGCCGGCGCGGCTGCGTCGCCTTGCGCGACGCCGCGATCCGCGCGCATGTAATCGGTGGGATTGTCGCGGCGCGCCGGCAGCACCTCGCGCAAGGGCGAGACGCCGATCGTCCAGGCCGGCGCGCGCGCGATCTCGCTGTCGCCCTCGCGCAGAAAGCGCAGAGGAAAAGGCGGGATTTGCAGATTGCGCACATCGAGCGCGACATAGAAGAGCTGATAGACGAGCTCTATGTCCCAGCGCGTGAGGCCGCCGCCGACGGGCTGCTCGCGAACATGGACGTCGCGCAGATCGAGCCAATAATCGAGCGCGCCGGGGCGCGGCAGCGACGCCGTCTGCAAGCGGGAGGCAGAATCGGCGATGATCTCGAGGCGCACATTCACCAGATCGCCGACGAAGAAGCCGAAGCTGCGATCAGCGTAGAGACGCACGGATTTCACTTCCGCCGCAGCGGGCGCGGCCAGAGCGAGAAGAAGCGAAAGAGCGAGCAGGGCTGCGCGCATGTCACAGACCGAGCAGATGACGCGACATCGCGTCGGCGTCGAAAGAGTCTGTCATGACGAAAGGCGGGCGCCCATGCGCGAGCGCGAGACGACGCAGCGCATCGCGCCGCTCGGCCTCGCGTGCGAGCCAGCGGCGACGCAGGCTCGGGCGCATGAAGACGAGCCGCCGCGCGCCGCTCTCGAGATCGTCGAGCTCGACGAGGCCGAAGTGTGGAAGCTCGAGGTCTTCCGTCGAATCCGCGACGAGAATGGGCGCAAGATCATGCTGCGCCAGCAGGCCGAAAAGACGCGTCGCAAAGTCGCGCGGCCAGTGGAAATCGGAGATCAGCAGGACGAGCTTGCGACGCCCGGCGATGAGGCCGGCGGCTTGCGTCAGCGCCTTCGCCGAGGCGCCGCGCGGCTCCGCAATGCGCAAGCGCTCGGCAGCCGCGACCGCGGCGCCGCGCGCGCGCGTCGCCGGCAGCAGAAGATCATTGCGCAATGTCTCGTCGCAGGCGACGAGGCCGAAGCGATCGCCGATGCGCGTCGCCGAGAAGGCGAGCGCCGTGCAGAGATCGGCGACGAGATCGAGACGGCGCGCGGCGCCGTGAAAGCCCATGGAGGCGGAAAGATCGACGAGCGCATAGACGTCGATGGAATTGCGCTGCTCGAAACGACGCACATGCGTTTCGCCGGTCGGGTCGCGCATGGTCGCGCGAATGTCGATGCGTCGGGCGTCGGGAAATTGAATGAAGCGCGCATGATCGCGAAACACGCCTATGCCGCCGACATCGACGCCGCCATGCGCGCCGATCGAGCCGTTGGAGACGCGGCCGCGCGGTCGATAGGCGATGTCGAAGCGCTTCATCGTCACGCCTCGCGTCTCACGGCGCCGGGACCGTCGCGAAAGCGGCGCGGCACAGATCGCGAACGATATCGTCGCCGCGCATCGCATAGATCGGATCGACGAAGATGCGATGCGCCATCGTCTCGAGGAAGATTTCGCGAATGTCCTCCGGCGTGAGCGCGTCGCGACCTTCGAGCCAGGCGCGCACGCGCGCCGCGCGCACGAGAAAGGCGAGGCCCCGCGGGCTCGCGCCGCCGCGCACCAGGCCGCGCATTTCGACATTCGGCAGAGCGACGCCCGCGGCGTGCGGATCGAGCAGCGCATCCCAGAGCGCGGCCACATAGGCCTCGAGCGTCTCGCTGGCGTGGACGCGATTCTGGATGAGCTCGGCGACAGAGCCGAGCGCGCGATAGTCGAAGACGGGCTTGCCGATCTCGTCGAGCAGGCGATCGACGTCGTGAAAGCGCGGATCGAAGATCAGCGCGCGGCGGGCGCCGGCGTCGGCGGGCGTCTTCATGGATATCTCCATGAGAAAGCGGTCGCGCGCGGCCGCGGGCAGCTCGAATGTCTCCTCCCGCTCGACGAGATTGCGATCGGCGAAGACTTGCAGCGCCGGAAAGGAATATTCGCGATCGAAAGCGGTGACGCTGCGCTCCGCCATCAGCCGCAGCAGCAGCGAATGCACCTGCGGGCGCGCGCGATTGATCTCGTTGAAGAAGAAGATGGAGAGATCTTCCGCATGGCGCAGCACCGGGCCGGGCTCGACGCGTGGGCGGCCGTCGTCGGCGAGATAGGTGTGATAGAGGAGGTCGCTCGGCATGAGATCGACCGTGCCCTCTATGCGCGAGAAGGCGCCGCCGAGCGCGCGCGCGACGGCGCGCAGAAGCGTCGTCTTGCCGACGCCGACGTCGCCTTCCAGCAGCACATGGCCGCGCGCGAAAATGGCGATCGTCACCAAGCGAATGACGCGATTCTGGCCGAGCACGACACGCGCGACGCGTGTCTCGAATTCCTGCGCCTTGGCGCGCCAATCGGCCAAGACGGCGTCGGTTTCGGCGGTGTCTGTCACGCTGAACGATCCAACGTCTCGTCGGAAGAAAGGACGTTGCGGCCACGATCCCGGGAAGAGGGTCCGACGCGTTGTTGTCGAATGACGCCGGACCCGGATCGTGGCCGCATGACGACCGTCCCCGGGGGCGCGGGAACGGCATTCTCGCGCGAGCGCTTACGGAATCTTGGTGACGTCGTAGACGAACGCGCCCGTCTTCTTGAAGTGCTCGGCGCGCTTCTTGTTGCGCTCTTCCATGGCCGCTATCGCGGACTGGTTCTTGGCGAGCTCTTTGGGATCATGCTTGGGATCGTATTTCGAGCCCGCGACCTTTTCAGGAAAGCCGGGCTTAGGCTCCCAGCAATCGCCGGGCGCCTTGCATTTGGTGCCGTCATAGGCCGAGGCTGCGCCGATCGCAGCCGCATTCATGACGAACGCGACGCCGAGGGCCGCCGCAATCTTCAAAACTCCCATCGTGCCTTCCTCCAATTTATCCGCAGCTCGCGCCGCGTCCGTCGCGCCGCTCACGCATGCGCGACTTTCATTTTCCCGACGTCGTTCATTTTGCCGAGGTCTTGCACTGACCGGGCGGATCATCGGGGAATGTCTCGTGTCCAGGATAGGGCTTGTATTTCGCGCGCTGCTCCGGCGTCAGCCAGGTCGCTCCGGCAACGGGATCCTTATAGAGATGGCGGACCCAGGCCATGACCTTCAGCATTTCGTCGAGCTGAAGATTGGCGTATTGCGGCCCCATGGACGCCTGAGCGCCGCCGAAGATCGTCGAGAAAAATCCTTCGTCGGTCGCGTTCTGCGGATAGGTCCAATAGGAATCGTTGAGGCCGGGTCCGATCTTGCCTTCGCCCAAATGGCCGTGACAGCCAGAACAAGCGGAGAGAAAGAGCTGCTCGCCCTGCTTCAGACAGCTCACATCCTCATTGTAGGGATTGACGCCCGTCTGCAGGAATTTCTTCACGCCGGGCGTATCCTTGCCCTCGGGAAGCGCGTCGTCGAAGTTCAGCACCTCGCCGGTGATCGTGTTGCGAAAGGTGATGCCCGCATTCTGCGCGATCGCCGACAGGGCGATCAGGCTGGCGAAGGCGCCGCCGATCAGGACACAGGCCTTTTTCTTGCTCGATTTCATTTTTGTCGGTCTCTTCGATATTCGCCAAGCGTCAGTGCGCTGCGACCGGATTGACGATAGGCAGAAGCGGAACGCCTTCCGCCGTGAGGATTTGGTCGATCTTCGGCTTGGCGCGATCGAGGCCCGCATTCACTTGCGCGAGCAGTTCCTTGTCCGAAAGGCGCACGCCGACCGATTGGTCATAGTGCTGCCCGATCTTCTGTCCGTCGCTGCGCTTGGAATCGTCGTCGATCAGCGTCATGCGCAGAGGCGTCGGTGAGGATTTGACGAAGCGCGCCACGTCGGGCGCAAAGGCGGACGCCAGCTCGGCGTTGCCGCTCGCCACCTCGCCGATCATGCGCGCGGGGTCGATCTGCGTATATTGGTTGCGCGGCGAACGGAAATTCACCAGCGAATAGAGATAGGCCATGTCGTTCTCATATTCGCCGATCTCCTTCAGCATCACCTCGGCCGGAGAGCCGAATGGCACGGCGATGTGGTTGAAGGATTTGATGCGCGGATCGGACCAGGATTTGATGTCGAGATTATTCTCGGCCTTGGTCACGAACACATAGCCGGTGCGGAAATAGGGCTTGCTCGTCGCGACGCGCGGATCGCCCGTGTCCAGTCCAATGACGACGTCGCACTGGTTCTTGTCGAGATAATCCCTCACGAGATAAATCGCCGGCTTCGACGACCAGACGAATTCCACCTTGCGGCCCATCGCCTCGGCGAGCGCGACGGCGATGCGGTTCTCGAGGCCGGAGCCGTCCTTGAGGGAGAGCGGCGACTGCGCCTCCGAAGCGCAGATGCGCAATGTGTCGGCCTTGCTCGCAGAAGCGGCGGCCGATGGCTTCGTCGCTTGCGCGAGAGCGCCGGCGGCGCCGGTCAGCAGCGCCAGAGCGAGTCCAGAGGCGACGAGACGCGGAGAGGTGATACGCGACATGGGAGCGATCCGATCAGTTTGCA
It encodes the following:
- the moxJ gene encoding methanol oxidation system protein MoxJ, producing the protein MSRITSPRLVASGLALALLTGAAGALAQATKPSAAASASKADTLRICASEAQSPLSLKDGSGLENRIAVALAEAMGRKVEFVWSSKPAIYLVRDYLDKNQCDVVIGLDTGDPRVATSKPYFRTGYVFVTKAENNLDIKSWSDPRIKSFNHIAVPFGSPAEVMLKEIGEYENDMAYLYSLVNFRSPRNQYTQIDPARMIGEVASGNAELASAFAPDVARFVKSSPTPLRMTLIDDDSKRSDGQKIGQHYDQSVGVRLSDKELLAQVNAGLDRAKPKIDQILTAEGVPLLPIVNPVAAH
- a CDS encoding vWA domain-containing protein, giving the protein MSFGLASPLALFLLPLALAPLLFSPLRLSPISSIAAAPQDALSTFIAWALRLFASLAIGASALAVAGPFREGRAIQRYGEGAEISILIDRSASMNETFAGRTPAGGEESKASAAKRIMTDFVDRRAHDLFGVTAFSTSPIMVMPMTDHRAAVRAAIQAIDRPGLGYTNIGRGLAMALSQFPAGGEIESRVILLVSDGAAVIDPRIQDQLRADFRKIRPNLYWLFLRTRGSKGISDEPDAGELDTPQALPERHLDLFFKSLGVGYRAFEAEGPAAVADAIAEIDRLERRPFRYAERIPRKDLTDQSLVVAALATSALMVAKFAETRLKQSARAPAPRRAARSAA
- the moxG gene encoding cytochrome c(L), periplasmic, producing MKSSKKKACVLIGGAFASLIALSAIAQNAGITFRNTITGEVLNFDDALPEGKDTPGVKKFLQTGVNPYNEDVSCLKQGEQLFLSACSGCHGHLGEGKIGPGLNDSYWTYPQNATDEGFFSTIFGGAQASMGPQYANLQLDEMLKVMAWVRHLYKDPVAGATWLTPEQRAKYKPYPGHETFPDDPPGQCKTSAK
- a CDS encoding MoxR family ATPase, with product MTDTAETDAVLADWRAKAQEFETRVARVVLGQNRVIRLVTIAIFARGHVLLEGDVGVGKTTLLRAVARALGGAFSRIEGTVDLMPSDLLYHTYLADDGRPRVEPGPVLRHAEDLSIFFFNEINRARPQVHSLLLRLMAERSVTAFDREYSFPALQVFADRNLVEREETFELPAAARDRFLMEISMKTPADAGARRALIFDPRFHDVDRLLDEIGKPVFDYRALGSVAELIQNRVHASETLEAYVAALWDALLDPHAAGVALPNVEMRGLVRGGASPRGLAFLVRAARVRAWLEGRDALTPEDIREIFLETMAHRIFVDPIYAMRGDDIVRDLCRAAFATVPAP
- a CDS encoding methanol dehydrogenase [cytochrome c] subunit: MNAAAIGAASAYDGTKCKAPGDCWEPKPGFPEKVAGSKYDPKHDPKELAKNQSAIAAMEERNKKRAEHFKKTGAFVYDVTKIP
- a CDS encoding DUF58 domain-containing protein, with the protein product MKRFDIAYRPRGRVSNGSIGAHGGVDVGGIGVFRDHARFIQFPDARRIDIRATMRDPTGETHVRRFEQRNSIDVYALVDLSASMGFHGAARRLDLVADLCTALAFSATRIGDRFGLVACDETLRNDLLLPATRARGAAVAAAERLRIAEPRGASAKALTQAAGLIAGRRKLVLLISDFHWPRDFATRLFGLLAQHDLAPILVADSTEDLELPHFGLVELDDLESGARRLVFMRPSLRRRWLAREAERRDALRRLALAHGRPPFVMTDSFDADAMSRHLLGL